One Paralichthys olivaceus isolate ysfri-2021 chromosome 21, ASM2471397v2, whole genome shotgun sequence genomic window carries:
- the ep300a gene encoding histone acetyltransferase p300 isoform X4: MAENVLDSGPPSAKRPKLSSPALSASASDGNDFSSLLELEHDLPDELISSNEPGLVNGGDLNQLHTTLGGGPAGLGPGGAGGMGLGLGPGGGVGGGQDAVAKHKQLSELLRSGAPTSAQQGHQGTMGSPGGPTTMGQHLANMKASPGQGPQQMMGQGQQQHLSPQQQASMMQQQQNAAAGMMGGMNRAMMGAQQKGNNGQQQPGMIGNQVMNGSPRMGFGNQGMGGNSNLLAETLQQQGAGGQAGMRGQQPGAMNKMGMMGNPGGPFGGPYAGQGNQGLGGAGLGPQLQNKGPMANSLAPFNVDKKNQPLQGMAAMGSQQSQAGVGGPSGAPVGGAPGMVPNAQAGLVGPGAQVSAASAAAGAPPTADPEKRKLIQQQLVLLLHAHKCQRREQANGEVRQCNLPHCRTMKNVLNHMTHCQAGKSCQVAHCASSRQIISHWKNCTRHDCPVCLPLKNAGDKRNPQSLLGAAAAGLGSSLGAVAGGQPSAPNLNPPSQIDPSSIERAYAALGLTYQGNQVQVQTAQPNMPNQGLQGQTGMRPLNPMGTNPMGVNGGVGAASQSQQASLLQDTMMHLNVTSQGLMNDVGGVGSLPTAAPPSAAGMRKSWHEDITQDLRNHLVHKLVQAIFPTPDPAALKDRRMENLVAYARKVEGDMYESANSRAEYYHLLAEKIYKIQKELEEKRRTRLQKQGLGIGPAGLGQPSTGLPPNGPLPDPSLVRPAGPNQMVNRMQGPGMNQFNQMGMQSMGQRSTPPLPMGASGNQIGLVGSRMAQPNVNQIQNQYLPQGQFPGSGPGVGTAQPGIAQPGTQAGMAQTQMGTPPSLPVASPLAQPGSAGGPSGVSSVGPMGPQSVGSGGPNLVAGAPPSSMTPTNVNQQPNSIPSHLGAMRGSSPSPAHSRSPTPHQTPPRLAGSQTPQPHTPNASQLVPPPASQQNQLGQGQGPGSNKSLQQQHIGPAGSTTPSHPGLSSSSTPHGAQLPRTPLSQKGSFPVDSQALTPASVSSLDTSSQQPHSDTNLDPKMEVKQQDEEEESDAGSCSKGGKLSNFKIEEKPIKLELKKEECCGEGGKGVPMDTSSTKQMSSVKTEDRKPEVKKEVKEEEDTSDSAVQQASAKKKIFKPEELRQALMPTLESLYRQDPESLPFRMPVDPQLLCIPDYFDIVKNPMDLSTIKRKLDTGQYQDPWQYVDDIWLMFNNAWLYNRKTSRVYKYCSKLAEVFEQEIDPVMQSLGYCCGRKLEFSPQTLCCYGKQLCTIPRDAAYFSYQNRYHFCEKCFNEIQGETVSLGDDPTQPQTSINKDQFEKKKNDTLDPELLVECLDCGRRMHQICVLHHETIWPLGFVCDGCLKKTNKTRKENKYSSKRLPQTKLGYFLETRVNDFLKRQSHPESGEVFIRVVHVSDKVVEVKPGMKSRFVDSGEMSESFPYRTKALFAFEDIDGADVCFFGMHVQEYGSDCPQPNQRRVYISYLDSVHFFRPRSLRTAVYHEILLGYLEYVRKLGYTTGHIWACPPSEGDDYIFHCHPADQKIPKPKRLQEWYKKMLDKAVAERIVHDFKDIFKQATEDRLTSAKELPYFEGDFWPNVLEESIKELEQEEEERKREENSTSNESIDETKGDSKNAKKKNNKKTSKNKSSLSRANKKKPGMPNVSNDLSQKLYATMEKHKEVFFVIRLSAAPMANALPPISDPDPLMACDLMDGRDAFLTLARDKHLEFSSLRRSKWSSMCMLVELHNQSQDRFVYTCNECKHHVETRFHCTVCEDYDLCITCYNTKGHEHKMEKLGLGLDDESSNQAAATTQSPGDSRRLSIQRCIQSLVHACQCRNANCSLPSCQKMKRVVQHTKGCKRKTNGGCPICKQLIALCCYHAKHCQENKCPVPFCLNIKHKLRQQQLQHRLQQAQMLRRRMASMQRVGQPAPGGAPGGNGLPSPGANNGATGPGTPTSVGTQPPTPQTPTQGNMPALPQQQGVGMGGMGVPGQQQQVPQQGGPMPPQHHLHQFQQVGGGGGGGMMNSPQQQMMPQLQQQQPPNIQQLQKPQHPGGLPPYNPRPPGASPLHQSLGKPGLGPATPPQQQQQPNQGQGSMPVQGQQQGPPLAAVETALKIQRLAETQRQMAQAQAQIRGLGQGGMIPPHPHHQNNQAQMAMPHIGAQGMPPQAQGVVGRTMLDPQQQGMLAGMQQGGPQTQLPPQVQQQLQQVQQAGGGQLQSTNQQWGAGGPAMNPQQRPVMMGHMAPQQQPGAAQQQQQPMNQQQPQPGNRGMMQVMGVSGGAAGAPSQIAGAAGTGNLPQAALQDLLRTLRSPSSPIQQQQVLNILRSNPTLMAAFIRQRAARYQGGQGGPGGPGGPPQGAPGGVRFQGAPGGLPGVGGPGANQLPNMEGQTQVNVNQTGQPGMNMVQGGAQGGNMPTMAQLQQLQQQQQQQQQQQRPMLPGNLQQQQMAALQQQQQQQQQQGGMQAGQQGSMTTQFREMLMRRHLQQQQQQQQQQQQMGNHGQFQQPQGLQQQQGQQGFMQPGQGQPGIPPSSQPQSGGGGVGGPQQQQGGPQAGPGQPGQQQGYPNSMSQVAAALQQRLQMQMQQQQQQQQQQQQQQQQQQQNPMGGLQGQDGGPSGGGGPGGPPLQAGQVGPGQGQQQQGGVGGGGGGPPLSQTSQGMLHQNIHQRLLQQQQQHLGGGSPAQHSSPMSPQQQMAQSPHHLQGQGGLGPAGSLSSQVRSPQPSPRPQSQPPHSSPSPRMQPSSQPQPQPSPHRISPQTQTGSPHPGHLSQHHPSMALPQPPQPQQQVLPQQQPGGSVDPSQFSSDQNSIMSQLSGMTGMHGGQGGQSDMLGGNNNNSSNNNQELGANINHNSLDLM, from the exons ATGGCCGAGAACGTTCTGGACTCTGGCCCGCCTTCAGCCAAGAGGCCTAAACTCTCCTCTCCGGCACTTTCCGCCTCCGCCAGCGATGGAAACG atttcagcTCACTCTTGGAATTGGAGCATGACCTTCCAGATGAGCTCATCAGCTCCAATGAACCAGGCCTGGTCAATGGTGGGGACCTCAACCAGCTGCACACCACTCTGGGAGGAGGACCTGCAGGGCTAGGTCCTGGAGGGGCAGGAGGAATGGGTCTTGGTCTTGGCCCTGGAGGGGGCGTTGGTGGAGGCCAGGATGCAGTGGCCAAGCACAAACAGCTGTCTGAGCTTTTGCGGTCAGGGGCGCCCACTTCAGCCCAACAAGGACACCAAGGAACCATGGGCAGCCCAGGAGGTCCCACTACCATGGGGCAACACTTGGCGAACATGAAAGCATCCCCTGGTCAGGGACCTCAGCAGATGATGGGCCAGGGGCAGCAGCAACACCTCTCCCCTCAACAACAGGCCAGCATgatgcagcaacaacaaaatgctgcagctggAATGATGGGTGGCATGAACAGGGCCATGATGGGAGCACAGCAGAAAGGCAATAATGGACAGCAGCAGCCAGGAATGATTGGGAACCAGGTGATGAATGGCTCCCCTAGGATGGGATTTGGAAATCAGGGGATGGGTGGCAACAGCAACCTGTTGGCTGAGACGCTACAACAACAGGGAGCTGGTGGACAGGCCGGGATGAGAGGCCAGCAGCCTGGAGCAATGAACAAG ATGGGAATGATGGGGAACCCAGGGGGCCCTTTTGGAGGTCCGTATGCAGGGCAGGGGAATCAAGGTCTGGGAGGCGCAGGGCTGGGCCCTCAGCTCCAGAACAAGGGCCCCATGGCTAACAGCCTGGCCCCGTTCAATGTAGACAAGAAGAACCAGCCGCTGCAAGGAATGGCTGCTATG GGCTCCCAGCAGTCGCAGGCAGGAGTGGGCGGTCCCTCTGGTGCACCTGTGGGAGGGGCCCCAGGGATGGTGCCCAACGCTCAGGCAGGTCTAGTTGGTCCTGGTGCACAAGTTTCTGCagcatctgctgcagctggtgcaCCACCCACAGCTGACCCGGAGAAGCGCAAGCTAATCCAGCAGCAACTGGTACTCCTGCTCCACGCACACAAGTGTCAGCGGAGAGAACAGGCCAACGGTGAAGTCCGACAGTGCAACCTTCCCCACTGCCGCACAATGAAGAACGTTCTCAACCACATGACTCACTGCCAGGCTGGCAAGTCCTGTCAGG ttGCTCACTGTGCATCATCGAGGCAGATCATCTCTCATTGGAAGAACTGCACGCGGCACGACTGTCCCGTCTGCCTGCCACTGAAGAACGCTGGCGACAAGAGGAACCCGCAGT CTCTACTTGGTGCGGCCGCTGCAGGTCTGGGCAGCTCTCTTGGGGCTGTAGCCGGTGGCCAGCCAAGTGCTCCGAACCTCAACCCACCGAGCCAGATTGACCCCAGCTCCATAGAAAGAGCCTACGCAGCCCTGGGCCTCACCTACCAGGGCAACCAGGTCCAAGTTCAGACTGCCCAACCCAACATGCCCAACCAAGGCCTGCAGGGCCAGACCGGCATGAGGCCTCTGAATCCAATGG GTACAAATCCCATGGGAGTCAATGGCGGTGTGGGAGCTGCATCTCAGAGCCAACAAGCCAGTCTGCTACAGGATACCATGATGCACCTGAATGTGACCAGCCAAGG TCTGATGAATGATGTTGGTGGGGTCGGCTCCTTGCCCACAGCAGCCCCGCCCTCTGCTGCAGGCATGAGGAAAAGCTGGCATGAGGACATCACACAGGACCTACGAAACCATTTGGTACACAAACT TGTTCAGGCCATTTTTCCAACTCCAGACCCTGCTGCCCTTAAGGACCGGCGGATGGAGAACCTGGTGGCCTATGCCAGAAAAGTTGAGGGGGACATGTATGAGTCAGCCAATAGTCGA GCTGAGTACTATCACTTATTAGCAGAGAAGATCTATAAGATCCAGAAGGAgctggaagagaagaggaggaccCGGCTTCAGAAGCAGGGCCTTGGCATCGGGCCTGCTGGTTTGGGTCAGCCCTCCACTGGACTGCCTCCAA ATGGTCCCCTCCCTGACCCATCTCTGGTGCGACCGGCTGGACCAAATCAGATGGTCAATAGGATGCAAGGCCCAG gTATGAATCAGTTCAATCAGATGGGAATGCAGTCTATGGGCCAGAGGTCCACGCCTCCACTCCCAATGGGAGCATCAGGCAACCAG ATCGGACTGGTTGGATCCAGGATGGCACAACCCAATGTCAACCAGATACAGAACCAGTATCTGCCCCAGGGACAGTTCCCTGGATCAGGACCAGGTGTTGGTACAGCTCAGCCCGGTATTGCCCAGCCCGGCACACAGGCAGGCATGGCACAG ACGCAGATGGGCACGCCTCCTTCTCTTCCAGTTGCTAGTCCTCTAGCGCAGCCCGGTTCAGCTGGTGGTCCCAGTGGCGTCTCTTCAGTGGGGCCAATGGGTCCCCAGAGCGTGGGCAGCGGAGGTCCCAACTTAGTTGCTGGAGCCCCTCCTTCCTCAATGACTCCAACTAACGTGAACCAGCAACCCAACTCCATCCCCTCCCATCTGGGAGCCATGCGCGGCAGCTCGCCCTCCCCTGCTCACAGCCGATCCCCTACCCCTCACCAAACACCCCCCAGACTAGCTGGGTCCCAGACCCCACAGCCACACACCCCGAATGCATCACAGCTGGTTCCACCCCCGGCCTCCCAGCAAAACCAACTTGGCCAGGGCCAGGGCCCGGGCTCTAACAAGTCTCTCCAGCAGCAACATATAGGGCCAGCTGGTTCGACCACTCCATCTCACCCTGGACTTTCCTCAAGCTCAACGCCGCATGGTGCTCAGCTGCCTCGCACTCCG TTGTCCCAAAAGGGTTCATTCCCCGTGGATAGCCAGGCCCTGACTCCAGCCTCTGTCAGCAGCCTGGACACTTCCTCGCAGCAGCCGCATTCAGACACCAACCTCGACCCCAAAATGGAGGTCAAGcagcaggatgaggaggaggagagcgatgCTGGCAGCTGCTCCAAAGGAGGGAAGCTCAGCAACTTCAAAATTGAGGAGAAGCCCATCAAATTAGAACTGAAGAAGGAGGAGTGTTGTGGAGAGGGAGGTAAAGGTGTTCCTATGGATACATCGTCAACAAAGCAGATGTCCAGTGTGAAGACGGAAGACAGGAAACCAGAGGTGAAGAAGGaggtgaaagaggaagaggatacGTCGGACTCAGCTGTACAGCAGGCCTCAGcgaaaaagaaaa TCTTCAAACCTGAGGAGCTTCGACAGGCCCTGATGCCGACACTCGAATCACTATACCGTCAAGATCCAGAGTCGCTGCCATTCAGAATGCCTGTTGACCCGCAGCTGCTGTGCATACCT GACTACTTTGACATAGTGAAGAACCCCATGGACTTATCAACAATCAAGCGAAAGCTCGACACTG GTCAGTACCAAGATCCCTGGCAGTACGTGGATGACATTTGGCTGATGTTCAACAACGCGTGGCTGTACAACCGTAAAACATCCCGAGTGTACAAGTATTGCTCCAAGCTGGCCGAGGTTTTCGAGCAGGAGATCGACCCCGTCATGCAAAGCCTCGGCTACTGTTGTGGCAGGAAG TTGGAGTTCTCTCCTCAGACACTGTGCTGCTATGGAAAGCAGCTATGCACTATTCCCCGAGATGCTGCTTACTTCAGCTACCAAAACAG GTACCACTTCTGCGAGAAGTGTTTCAACGAGATCCAGGGGGAGACGGTTTCCCTGGGCGATGACCCCACCCAACCACAGAC ATCGATTAACAAGGATCAgtttgagaagaagaagaatgacaCACTGGACCCTGAACT CCTTGTTGAATGTTTGGACTGCGGCCGTAGGATGCACCAGATTTGTGTCCTGCACCATGAAACAATCTGGCCATTGGG TTTTGTGTGTGATGGCTGCTTAAAGAAGACAAATAAgacaaggaaagaaaacaagtatTCTTCCAAAA GGTTGCCCCAGACAAAGCTGGGCTATTTCTTGGAGACGAGGGTGAACGACTTCTTGAAGCGTCAGAGTCACCCGGAGTCCGGAGAAGTCTTCATTCGTGTTGTCCATGTCTCTGATAAAGTGGTGGAGGTTAAACCAGGCATGAAGTCCAG ATTTGTGGACAGTGGAGAGATGTCGGAGTCTTTCCCATACAGGACAAAAGCCCTTTTTGCATTTGAAGACATTGATGGAGCAGATGTCTGCTTCTTTGGTATGCATGTTCAAGAGTATGGATCCGACTGTCCTCAGCCCAACCAGAG GCGAGTATACATCTCCTACCTGGACAGTGTACACTTCTTTCGGCCTCGTTCTCTAAGAACAGCAGTTTACCATGAAATCCTCCTTGGGTACTTGGAATATGTCAGGAAGTTGGG CTACACCACTGGCCACATCTGGGCCTGCCCACCGAGTGAAGGGGACGACTACATCTTCCACTGTCACCCTGCAGATCAGAAGATCCCAAAGCCCAAACGTCTTCAGGAATGGTACAAGAAGATGTTAGACAAAGCTGTGGCAGAGCGGATAGTGCACGACTTCAAG GATATTTTCAAGCAGGCAACAGAGGATCGTTTGACCAGTGCCAAGGAGCTGCCTTACTTTGAGGGTGACTTTTGGCCCAATGTGCTGGAGGAGAGCATCAAAGAGctagaacaggaggaggaggagaggaaaagagaggagaacagCACTTCCAATGAGAGTATTGAT GAGACAAAAGGTGACAGTAAAAatgcaaagaagaagaacaacaagaaAACGAGTAAGAACAAGAGCAGCTTGAGCAGAGCCAATAAGAAGAAGCCAGGGATGCCGAATGTCTCCAATGACCTTTCACAGAAACTCTATGCCACtatggaaaaacacaaagag GTGTTCTTTGTGATCCGACTGTCCGCAGCCCCCATGGCAAATGCCTTGCCCCCTATTTCAGACCCAGATCCCCTGATGGCATGTGACCTCATGGATGGCCGTGATGCTTTCCTGACATTAGCCCGGGACAAACACCTGGAGTTCAGCTCGCTAAGGAGGTCCAAATGGAGTTCCATGTGCATGTTGGTGGAGTTGCATAACCAAAGCCAGGACCGCTTTGTCTACACTTGTAACGAGTGCAAACACCACGTGGAGACTCGTTTTCACTGTACCGTCTGTGAG GATTACGACCTCTGCATCACATGTTACAACACTAAGGGCCACGAGCACAAGATGGAGAAGTTAGGCCTCGGTTTGGATGATGAAAGCAGCAACCAGGCCGCCGCTACCACTCAGAGCCCTGGAGACTCTCGCCGCCTCAGCATCCAGCGCTGCATCCAGTCCCTTGTCCATGCCTGCCAATGTCGAAATGCAAATTGCTCTCTGCCGTCCTGCCAGAAAATGAAACGGGTTGTTCAGCACACAAAAGgctgcaaaagaaaaaccaaTGGTGGTTGCCCCATCTGCAAGCAGCTCATCGCGCTTTGTTGCTACCACGCAAAACACTGTCAGGAGAACAAGTGCCCAGTCCCGTTCTGCCTAAATATCAAGCACAAGCTCcgccagcagcagctgcagcacagactgcAGCAAGCCCAGATGCTAAGGAGGAGGATGGCCAGCATGCAGAGAGTGGGCCAGCCTGCTCCTGGAGGAGCTCCTGGGGGCAACGGTTTACCCTCTCCAGGAGCAAACAATGGAGCAACTGGTCCTGGTACCCCTACTTCTGTGGGCACTCAGCCTCCTACCCCACAAACACCGACCCAGGGGAACATGCCTGCGCTCCCACAGCAGCAGGGAGTTGGGATGGGGGGAATGGGAGTGCCAGGCCAGCAACAGCAAGTTCCACAGCAAGGTGGTCCCATGCCCCCCCAACACCATCTCCATCAGTTTCAGCAggtgggtggaggaggtggaggggggatGATGAATTCTCCTCAGCAGCAGATGATgcctcagctccagcagcagcagcctcccaATATCCAGCAACTCCAGAAGCCACAGCACCCTGGTGGTTTGCCTCCATACAACCCCAGACCTCCTGgagcctctcctctccaccagtCACTGGGCAAACCTGGACTTGGCCCAGCCACCCCaccccagcagcagcaacaacccAATCAAGGACAAGGGTCCATGCCTGTACAAGGCCAACAGCAAGGCCCCCCTTTGGCTGCTGTAGAGACAGCTCTAAAAATTCAGCGCCTAGCAGAGACCCAGAGACAGATGGCCCAGGCCCAAGCCCAGATCCGTGGGTTGGGACAGGGTGGCATGATACCCCCACATCCTCACCACCAGAACAACCAGGCCCAGATGGCCATGCCCCACATTGGGGCCCAAGGCATGCCCCCACAGGCTCAAGGAGTTGTTGGAAGGACTATGTTAGACCCACAGCAGCAGGGAATGCTAGCAGGGATGCAACAAGGTGGCCCTCAGACGCAGTTGCCACCTCaagttcagcagcagctccaacaAGTTCAGCAGGCAGGTGGTGGACAACTCCAGTCAACAAACCAGCAGTGGGGTGCTGGGGGACCAGCCATGAACCCTCAACAACGGCCAGTCATGATGGGTCACATggcaccacagcagcagccaggagctgctcagcaacagcagcagccgaTGAATCAGCAACAACCTCAACCTGGAAACCGTGGGATGATGCAGGTAATGGGTGTATCAGGAGGGGCAGCTGGGGCACCTAGTCAGATAGCAGGTGCAGCTGGAACAGGAAACTTACCCCAGGCAGCTTTACAGGACCTCCTGCGAACTCTGCGCTCCCCTAGCTCACCTATTCAACAGCAGCAAGTCCTCAACATCCTTCGTTCCAACCCAACCCTCATGGCTGCTTTTATCAGGCAAAGAGCAGCAAGATATCAAGGAGGTCAGGGGGGTCCTGGAGGACCCGGAGGGCCTCCACAAGGGGCCCCTGGAGGTGTGAGGTTCCAAGGCGCTCCTGGGGGGCTTCCGGGTGTAGGAGGACCCGGGGCTAACCAGCTTCCTAACATGGAAGGACAAACACAAGTTAATGTGAACCAGACAGGCCAGCCAGGGATGAACATGGTTCAGGGTGGAGCACAGGGAGGGAATATGCCCACCATGGCTCAGCTTCAgcagttacagcagcagcagcagcagcagcagcagcaacagcgcccaaTGTTGCCTGGGAATCTCCAGCAACAGCAAATGGCTgcattgcagcaacaacagcagcagcaacaacaacagggaGGAATGCAAGCCGGGCAACAGGGCAGTATGACAACACAGTTCAGAGAGATGTTGATGAGAagacatctgcagcagcagcagcaacaacaacagcagcagcagcaaatggGAAACCACGGGCAGTTCCAGCAGCCTCAAGgacttcagcagcagcaaggcCAGCAAGGCTTCATGCAGCCTGGCCAGGGACAGCCAGGGATACCCCCTTCTTCCCAACCCCAGTCAGGTGGTGGAGGGGTTGGGGGGCCCCAGCAGCAACAAGGAGGGCCACAGGCTGGGCCAGGACAGCCAGGCCAGCAGCAAGGCTACCCCAATTCCATGTCACAAGTAGCTGCAGCACTCCAGCAAAGGCTCCAGatgcagatgcagcagcagcagcagcaacaacaacaacaacaacaacagcagcagcagcagcagcaaaatcCAATGGGTGGACTTCAAGGACAAGACGGAGGGcccagtggaggaggaggacctggAGGACCTCCACTTCAGGCTGGACAAGTTGGACCAGGGCAGGGACAACAACAGCAAGGTGGAGTCggtggagggggtggtggaCCCCCATTGTCACAGACATCCCAAGGTATGCTTCACCAGAACATCCACcagaggctgctgcagcagcagcagcaacacctTGGGGGTGGCTCTCCTGCCCAACATAGCAGTCCAATGAGTCCTCAACAGCAGATGGCTCAGTCTCCCCACCACCTGCAAGGACAAGGAGGACTTGGTCCAGCAGGGTCCCTCAGCAGTCAGGTGAGGTCGCCTCAGCCCTCACCGAGACCGCAGTCGCAGCCCCCTCACTCTAGCCCGTCCCCACGCATGCAGCCCTCCTCCCAACCTCAGCCCCAGCCCTCACCTCATCGCATCTCTCCACAGACCCAGACTGGCTCACCCCACCCAGGCCACTTAAGCCAACATCACCCCAGCATGGCGTTGCCCCAACCTCCACAACCCCAGCAGCAAGTGTTacctcagcagcagccaggTGGTTCAGTAGATCCCAGTCAGTTCAGCTCTGACCAGAACTCCATCATGTCCCAGTTGAGTGGGATGACTGGGATGCACGGTGGACAGGGCGGACAGTCAGACATGTTGGGTGGGAATAATAACAACAGCAGTAACAACAATCAGGAGCTGGGAGCGAACATTAACCACAACAGTTTAGACCTTATGTAG